In the Candidatus Omnitrophota bacterium genome, one interval contains:
- a CDS encoding NAD(P)-dependent glycerol-3-phosphate dehydrogenase has translation MAVLGDGGWGTTLAIHLHRLGHRVRLWGAFPEYVALLRRRRVNPKFLPGIPLPKSLRITADLREAAAAADIIVLATPSQHLRSIAKRLGDGSLFRVKKRAVPIVVSVAKGIEQGSLKRMSQVLHEELGPGRLAVLSGPNIAKEIATGHPASSVVASHHHDVALRIQQSFMSDRLRLYTSTDVIGVELGGALKNPIAIAAGISDGLGFGANAKAALVTRGIVEMARVGVAMGARAETFWGLSGRGDLVTTCLSGRNRWLGEQLGQGKRLRAVLASTPMVIEGVETSTAAVALAHRHHVEVPIIEQVHAILFRRRAPRAALSALMRRSGKSEAL, from the coding sequence ATGGCCGTCCTTGGTGATGGCGGGTGGGGGACGACACTCGCCATCCACCTGCACCGATTGGGTCATCGCGTGCGCCTGTGGGGAGCGTTTCCGGAGTATGTGGCCCTCTTACGCCGCCGCCGAGTCAATCCGAAGTTTCTGCCCGGCATTCCTCTGCCGAAATCGCTGCGCATCACCGCAGATCTTCGGGAAGCGGCGGCCGCTGCAGACATCATCGTGCTGGCGACTCCCTCGCAACACCTGCGATCGATCGCCAAGAGGCTTGGGGACGGTTCTCTTTTTCGCGTGAAAAAGAGAGCCGTCCCCATCGTCGTCAGCGTGGCGAAAGGCATCGAGCAAGGCAGCCTCAAGCGCATGTCCCAAGTTCTTCATGAGGAGTTGGGGCCGGGGCGGCTGGCCGTGCTCTCCGGTCCCAACATCGCGAAAGAAATTGCCACCGGGCATCCGGCCAGCTCGGTGGTCGCCTCACACCACCACGATGTCGCCCTCCGAATTCAACAGTCGTTCATGAGTGATCGTTTGCGCCTGTACACGTCGACGGATGTCATCGGCGTGGAGCTCGGCGGCGCCCTCAAAAATCCCATCGCCATCGCCGCCGGGATAAGCGACGGGCTGGGGTTTGGCGCCAACGCCAAAGCCGCGCTGGTGACGCGCGGCATCGTGGAAATGGCTCGCGTGGGTGTCGCGATGGGCGCTCGAGCGGAAACGTTCTGGGGCTTGAGCGGTCGTGGTGATTTGGTCACCACGTGCCTCTCCGGACGCAACCGCTGGCTGGGAGAGCAGCTGGGCCAGGGCAAACGGCTGCGTGCCGTGCTGGCGTCAACGCCGATGGTGATTGAAGGTGTGGAGACCTCAACGGCGGCGGTCGCGCTGGCGCATCGCCATCATGTCGAGGTCCCGATCATCGAGCAAGTGCATGCGATCCTCTTTCGCCGCCGCGCGCCGCGCGCCGCGCTGTCCGCCCTCATGCGCCGCTCCGGAAAGTCTGAAGCCCTCTGA